A DNA window from Plasmodium vinckei vinckei genome assembly, chromosome: PVVCY_02 contains the following coding sequences:
- a CDS encoding nucleoside transporter 4, putative has protein sequence MEYKLERREEHKIEFMFFLIGLLLTLPTHVVVNISFLINSIYNEEIFVTIMGILSGCMIGASAFQLVIQITSFTSIIVSNIINIINMGLLLTLLCVCKASKYYIYGMCAIMGLFIGYLYSACTKYSLLVGLKANGFLVTGISFSALFVFTINTIISSFIIEDGNIASYYKTIFQSFVTILIIEFCALMIILYIQYNSTFFQEQKKKIEFPAYKYQNKLLNDVENGKRNMNSNNNYGHSGSTGFFKSFKSLFNFSNIIDGARLIKHYYICLIPISMAILVTYIVHPHMLPNRLDKTVSINYMLLLTYQASDFIFILIVTVYNHAFRFFKQIFVLILSIARILLIVLSIKIKNSKEGDFIYKTWFITLVTIVLGMTNGSVINMSYERIHDCFRNSNNKEKKVALASSFCALSLLTSYALAPWICHLVIDL, from the exons atggaatataAATTGGAAAGGCGTGAAGAGCATAAAATAGAATTTATGTTCTTTTTAATAGGATTATTATTAACCTTACCAACACATGTTGTAgttaatatatcatttttaattaatagtATTTACaatgaagaaatatttGTTACAATTATGGGAATATTATCAGGATGTATGATTGGAGCATCAGCATTTCAATTGGTAATACAAATAACATCATTTACATCAATAATAGTtagtaatattataaatataattaatatggGATTGTTGCTAACACTTTTATGTGTTTGTAAAGcatcaaaatattatatatatggtaTGTGTGCTATAATGGGTTTATTTATTGGATATTTATATTCGGCATGTAcaaaatattctttattaGTTGGTTTAAAAGCAAATGGGTTTTTAGTTACAGGAATTAGTTTTAGCgcattatttgtttttactATTAATACAATAATATCTTCTTTTATAATTGAAGATGGTAATATTGCGtcatattataaaacaatatttcAATCTTTTgttacaattttaataattgaaTTTTGTGCATTGatgattatattatatatacaatataattctacatttttccaagaacaaaaaaaaaaaattgaatttccagcatataaatatcaaaataaattactAAATGATGtagaaaatggaaaaagaaatatgaacagcaataataattatggaCATAGTGGAAGTACaggtttttttaaatcttttaaaagtttatttaatttttcaaatataattgATGGTGCAAGATTAATtaaacattattatatttgtttaataCCTATAAGTATGGCTATTTTAGTTACTTATATTGTTCATCCACATATGC TTCCGAACAGATTAGATAAAACAGTTAgcataaattatatgctTTTGTTAACTTATCAAGCTAGTgactttatatttattcttatAGTGACAGTATATAATCATGCTTTccgattttttaaacagatatttgttttaatattaagTATAGCcagaatattattaatagttttgtctattaaaataaagaattcAAAAGAAGGtgattttatatacaaaacaTGGTTTATAACTTTAGTAACTATTGTGTTAGGAATGACAAATGGATCTGTAATTAATATGAGCTATGAAAGAATACATGATTGCTTTAGAAATTcgaataataaagaaaaaaaggtAGCATTGGCTTCCTCTTTTTGTGCTTTATCTCTTTTGACAAGTTATGCATTAGCTCCTTGGATTTGCCATCTAGTTATAGATTTATGA
- a CDS encoding vacuolar protein sorting-associated protein VTA1, putative yields the protein MEENKEINKKETKPNMKQIKFILKKSEELEKKHSLASFLCVLYVSEQLNDYVKNNYSDTEAKNLLLNCVEKAERIRPTFDSLDYSKLADLCKQLFLAADKNDRTDEITNKTIHMFFTAQIFYEILNHFQTLNDDEKKKYLYAKYKTIYIKKCFDNSIKPEPGSPKPEREKDQSEESYEEMPINQEEKKEDIQKDQSDEEQMWVKNDIWGEEENYLSFPKNGDSNLLFNNTDNSKIGENNKNGKNVDISKSLKHSQYATNALMFEDVVTAKKELKLALSYLE from the exons atggaggaaaataaggaaataaataaaaaggaaaccAAACCAAATATGAAACAAATTaagtttattttaaaaaaatccGAAGAgcttgaaaaaaaacattcattag CTTCTTTCCTATGCGTCCTCTACGTTTCCGAGCAGTTGAAcgattatgtaaaaaataattacagTGATACAG AGGCAAAAAATCTTTTATTAAACTGTGTGGAGAAAGCTGAACGGATCAGACCAACTTTTGACTCTCTCGATTATAGCAAACTAGCTGATTTGTGTAAAc aattatttttagcaGCTGACAAAAATGACCGAACTGATGAAATAACAAACAAAACAATACATATGTTTTTCACTGcgcaaatattttatgaaatattaaatcattttcaaacattaaatgatgatgagaaaaaaaaatatttatatgctaaatataaaacaatttatataaaaaaatgttttgaTAATAGCATAAAGCCTGAGCCTGGGTCTCCAAAACCAGAACGTGAAAAAGACCAATCAGAAG AGTCATATGAGGAAATGCCAATAAAtcaagaagaaaaaaaagaagacaTACAAAAAGACCAAAGTGATGAAGAACAAATGTGGGTAAAAAACGATATTTGGGgtgaagaagaaaattatttatcatttccAAAAAATGGAGATTCAAATTTGTTATTTAACAATACGGATAATAGTAAAATAG gtgaaaacaataaaaatgggaaaAATGTGGATATTTCTAAAAGCCTTAAGCATTCTCAATATGCTACAAATG CTTTAATGTTCGAAGATGTAGTTACAGCAAAGAAGGAGTTAAAACTTGCTTTGTCATATTTGGAATAG
- a CDS encoding aspartate--tRNA ligase, putative, translating to MNKRLITQLDKINDIKKNIFIIRKEKKKIINSLFSVRGKQRFLPLIKFNKNFGKSTNLIFLNEFKKLKNFYPYTKIHKIENIRKGCLKNKDNSSHNKKVDQTYNEMESEQVNNNGDIIPDEINDKKKEKKAKKLEEKKLKLAKKLERENLKNEAAKVLEHVCEDIDKENYGYVKLNMMMENGKKIHLYNPEEIYNSLYETSDINLEKNEKREDVESEVNNKSSKLEEGSNLWVRGRIHDIRSKGSLAFIILRNKIYSLQCILDIKNINNDKNMIKWVSNLSLESIVDIYGKLVKPEIPIDSTNIKYEIHIHKIFCINKNSKELPFLLKDANMKETNDEATIRVNQDNRLNNRCIDLRTYANYSIFYLQSEICKIFRNYLIDNNFTEIHTPKLLGESSEGGANAFQINYFNQNGFLAQSPQLYKQMCINSGFDRVFEIGPVFRAENSNTYRHLCEYVSLDVEMTYKFDYMENVYFYDSMFKNIFNKLINNEKNKLFIKNIKNQYPSEDFKWLAVTPIFTYEQAIKILIEHKKLNLQPEEILTYDMTTDMEKELGKIIKQTHDTDYYIIINFPSCLRPFYTMYNEEDPKISNSYDFFMRGEEILSGSQRISDVKLLLDNIKKFNLDPKKLDFYIDSFAYSSYPHSGCGIGLERVLMLFLGLNNIRKTSLFPRDPKRLTP from the coding sequence ATGAACAAACGGCTTATCACACAATtggataaaataaatgatataaaaaaaaatatatttataataaggaaagaaaaaaaaaaaataataaatagcTTATTTTCAGTTAGGGGAAAACAGCGTTTTTTACCtttgataaaatttaataaaaattttggaaaatctaccaatttaatatttctaaatgaatttaagaaattaaaaaacttttatccatatacaaaaatacataaaatagAAAACATAAGAAAAGGTTGTTTAAAGAACAAAGATAATAGTAGCCATAACAAAAAGGTTGATCAAACTTATAATGAAATGGAATCAGAACAAGTGAATAACAATGGGGATATAATTCCcgatgaaataaatgacaaaaaaaaagaaaagaaagcTAAAAAgttagaagaaaaaaaattaaaattagcaaaaaaattggaaagagaaaatttaaaaaatgaagctGCAAAAGTTTTAGAGCATGTATGTGAAGATAtagataaagaaaattatggaTATGTTAAACTTAATATGATGAtggaaaatggaaaaaaaatacatctTTACAATCcagaagaaatatataattcattatatgAAACTAGCGATATaaatttggaaaaaaatgaaaaaagagAAGATGTAGAAAGTGAAGTGAATAATAAGAGTAGTAAACTTGAGGAAGGATCAAACTTATGGGTAAGAGGTAGAATCCATGATATAAGAAGTAAAGGTTCTTTggcatttattattttaagaaataaaatatattctttacAATGTATActtgatataaaaaatataaataatgacaagaatatgataaaatggGTTAGTAACTTATCACTTGAATCTATTGttgatatatatggaaaattaGTTAAGCCTGAAATACCTATTGATagtacaaatataaaatatgaaattcatattcataaaatattttgcataaataaaaatagtaaggagttaccatttttattaaaggATGCCAACATGAAAGAAACAAATGATGAAGCTACTATTCGAGTAAATCAGGATAACAGACTTAATAATAGATGCATAGATTTACGTACATATGCAAATTatagtatattttatttacaatcagaaatatgtaaaatatttagaaattatttaattgataataattttactgAAATTCACACACCTAAATTGTTAGGAGAGAGTAGTGAAGGGGGAGCTAATgcttttcaaataaattattttaatcaGAACGGGTTCTTAGCTCAATCTCcacaattatataaacagATGTGTATCAACTCTGGATTTGATCGTGTTTTTGAAATAGGGCCCGTTTTTAGAGCTGAAAATAGTAACACGTATAGACACTTATGTGAATATGTATCGCTAGATGTTGAAATgacatataaatttgattatatggaaaatgtatatttttatgattctatgtttaaaaatatatttaataaattaataaataatgaaaaaaataaattatttataaaaaatataaaaaatcaatatCCTTCTGAAGATTTCAAATGGCTAGCTGTCACACCCATATTTACGTATGAACaagcaataaaaatattgatagAACATAAAAAACTTAATTTACAGCCAGAAGAAATATTAACATATGATATGACAACAGATATGGAAAAAGAGTTaggaaaaattataaaacaaacaCATGATActgattattatattattattaattttccaTCTTGTCTTAGACCATTTTATACAATGTATAATGAGGAAGATCCAAAAATTTCAAATtcatatgatttttttatgagaggggaagaaatattatcaGGTTCACAAAGAATTAGTGATGTAAAACTTTTATtagataatattaaaaaatttaatttagaTCCTAAAAAGCTagatttttatattgattCATTTGCTTATTCATCATATCCTCACTCGGGTTGTGGTATAGGTTTAGAGAGAGTTCTTATGCTTTTCCTTGGTCTTAACAACATACGAAAAACATCTCTTTTCCCTAGAGATCCAAAGCGTTTAACTCCCTGA
- a CDS encoding vacuolar protein sorting-associated protein 51, putative, giving the protein MINNLGSTRGERRKSVGNLLNEYYNIENESKEIVTDLKIKNKNENVVKGYVSNTKLRKDESGNEKDLVSLENDGILNKMDELNKKSSEFNADIYFRRLLEKCNLDDLINRSKKMEKEIKQNDNSIQSIVYENYNKFIYAGDTVVLLKNNFKQVKEKINLINKHIDYIDNSFKKTNKNTSSEIEQIENIIQIKKLLKNIHTIMQTPQKMYSLIIEKKYIEGLKLFIELIPFLHQNRHINSFVCLYMDCNNLANIACSLYFKFLHNATPNVDEKENENGISDEVNKKVKENNLKDSFQKLTSSVIPNDTIASCFEAILSYGKEKKVMRNLFIQNRIIALKYLLCNIFNLKNCGLNNMEDVKNCGLNNIEDAKNGEQNEEDIFFVLENNYNIEKTKIGLKTFENVSMLVYEHLLEFFFEIIDSYENVFLKNENGNSKLTHSAYTTKLIYELNEVSIKESIRSGIVYEKKKKKNDEPTILMDVDSYHELKEIWNTNCDEEVITIFIKGFFQSLLKLKIDLLYVCNPPANMIVCCLKKLINNVKEKENEMKNKEKKLSNILSPILNSYIKKLLYTIMKTHFYKLCYENNLNIISFYRMCNNNDINFIIENKNELHHKILLNLCLEVIDLKIFYEELKEISSDFFIKNVINFVTIYFIFLNNFLSSFMNQFICVYDRVRDVENADSNYGEGIYENVGSNYKNIYSINCELDEVKNKKTKMNGYKELSNYFYNSVDINNVEIQNILKKKKKKLNVEYKEFITKLVEENVSKLSKINKINKMKEIYFLLTLASIFNNFKKEGISKIFTILLDIYSASNHLVKGNKKLYFSHTLESIFYKDVYPFNLKTEVNTICNGKSCDGLKEANCEDVYSNANLDKNDEMPVLKDENCLDKNRGESVDNGSGLYSEGENKIENNFEGKENESDWSEGTSDFSENEKIKKEKSTKSIKKFVKHIFHNKCSELANIYIFYCVNKMSNNIELYLERLGRDIEENSNMVSSNFLYILKNVNDIYFTLNLIFGGDKTKDINKYTYFEEVCKKIKKEINKTIIKEDNQTCVIDNDSNNFKDANMLSPNNDQSNGVNIKGSKNLEIYMYKLYIGKMKNYKKYIKLQTKQIIFIIIKIVFKNYMEYVRNIHINEYIYKNLKIDFVFYFYFLKHYISKDDENLLFVILNDVLISVVEKMNKQIISSNHTTVYPTYLLDTFYYDIDKNIDLIQNKIIIK; this is encoded by the coding sequence atgatTAATAATTTAGGTAGCACAAGAGGGGAAAGGAGAAAGAGTGTTGGCAATTTACttaatgaatattataatatagaaaatgagAGTAAAGAAATTGTAACAGatttgaaaattaaaaataagaatgAAAATGTTGTTAAAGGGTATGTGTCAAATACGAAGCTTCGAAAAGATGAGAGTGGAAATGAAAAGGACTTGGTTAGCTTGGAAAATGATGGCATTTTGAACAAAATGGATGagctaaataaaaaaagtagtGAGTTTAATgcagatatatatttccgTAGATTGCTAGAGAAATGTAATCTTGatgatttaataaatagatcgaaaaaaatggaaaaagaaataaaacaaaatgacaATTCAATACAATCTATAgtatatgaaaattataataaatttatatatgcaggGGATACAGtagttttattaaaaaataattttaaacaagtaaaagaaaaaataaatttaataaataaacatatagaTTATATAGATAacagttttaaaaaaacaaataaaaatacatctAGTGAAATTGAacaaatagaaaatataatccaaataaaaaaattattaaaaaatatacacacTATTATGCAAACACcacaaaaaatgtattctttaattattgaaaaaaaatatattgaaggattaaaattatttatagaacttattccatttttacaTCAAAATAGGCATATAAATTCATTTGTTTGTCTATATATGGattgtaataatttagCAAACATTGCATgctcattatattttaagttCCTTCATAATGCAACCCCAAATGTTGatgaaaaggaaaatgaaaatggtATAAGCGATGAAgtgaataaaaaagtgaaagAAAACAATTTGAAAGATTCATTTCAAAAATTAACTTCATCTGTCATACCTAATGATACAATAGCCTCATGTTTTGAAGCTATTCTTTCTTATGGTAAAGAGAAAAAAGTAATGAGAAATCTGTTTATTCAAAATAGGATAATTGCtttgaaatatttgttatgtaatatatttaaccTAAAAAATTGTGGGCTTAACAATATGGAGgatgtaaaaaattgtgGGCTTAACAATATAGAGGATGCAAAAAATGGTGAGCAGAATGAAgaagatatttttttcgttttagaaaacaattataatattgaaaagaCAAAAATAGGGTTGAAAACGTTTGAGAATGTCAGTATGTTGGTATATGAGCATTTGctagaatttttttttgaaattataGATAGCTatgaaaatgtttttttaaaaaatgaaaatggtAATAGCAAACTTACACATTCAGCTTATACAactaaattaatatatgagCTAAATGAAGTAAGCATAAAAGAGTCAATAAGATCGGGAATtgtatatgaaaaaaaaaaaaaaaaaaatgatgagcCTACAATATTAATGGATGTTGATAGTTATCatgaattaaaagaaatctGGAATACTAATTGTGATGAAGAAgttattacaatttttataaaaggtTTTTTTCAAAGTTTGTTGAAACTAAAAAtagatttattatatgtatgtaaCCCACCTGCAAATATGATTGTATGttgtttaaaaaagttaataaataatgtaaaggagaaggaaaatgaaatgaagaataaagaaaaaaaattgtctaatattttatcacctattttaaatagttatataaaaaaattattatatacaattatGAAGacccatttttataaattatgctacgaaaataatttaaatattataagcTTTTATAGAAtgtgtaataataatgatattaattttataattgaaaataaaaatgaattacatcataaaatattgttaaaTCTTTGTTTGGAAGTTAtagatttaaaaatattttatgaagaattaaaagaaatatcttcagatttttttataaagaaTGTCATTAACTTTGTAAcgatttattttatttttctaaacaattttttaagttcCTTCATGAATCAGtttatatgtgtatatgaTCGAGTGAGAGATGTCGAGAATGCAGATAGTAATTACGGAGAAggtatatatgaaaatgtaGGTAGTAATTACAAAAACATATACAGTATTAATTGCGAGCTTGatgaagtaaaaaataagaaaaccAAAATGAATGGATACAAAGAATTGTctaactatttttataattctgttgatataaataatgtagaaattcaaaatattttaaaaaaaaaaaaaaaaaaattaaatgtaGAGTATAAAGAATTTATTACTAAACTGGTTGAAGAAAATGTATCTAAATTAagcaaaataaacaaaataaataaaatgaaagaaatatattttttattaactttAGCatcaatatttaataattttaaaaaagaaggGATTTCAAAGATATTTACAATATTGttagatatatatagtgCATCTAATCATTTAGtgaaaggaaataaaaaattatatttctcCCACACTTTAGaatctattttttacaaagaTGTGTATCcctttaatttaaaaacgGAAGTAAATACCATATGTAATGGCAAATCTTGTGATGGCTTAAAAGAAGCAAATTGCGAGGATGTCTATTCAAATGCCAATTTAGATAAGAATGATGAAATGCCCGTTTTGAAAGATGAAAACTGTTTAGATAAAAATCGTGGAGAAAGCGTTGATAATGGTTCAGGTTTGTATAGTGAGGGTGAAAacaaaattgaaaataatttcgaAGGTAAAGAGAATGAGAGTGATTGGAGTGAAGGTACAAGTGATTTTagtgaaaatgaaaaaataaaaaaagaaaaatcaacaaaaagtataaaaaaatttgttaagcatatttttcataataaatGTAGTGAACttgcaaatatatatattttttattgtgtaaataaaatgtctaataatattgaattGTATTTAGAAAGATTGGGAAGAGATATAGAAGAGAATAGTAATATGGTTAGTTcaaactttttatatattttaaaaaatgtaaatgatatatattttactttaaatttaatttttggaGGTGATAAAACAAaggatataaataagtatacCTACTTTGAGGAagtatgtaaaaaaataaaaaaagaaataaataaaacaatcaTTAAAGAAGATAATCAAACATGTGTAATTGACAATGATagtaacaattttaaagatGCAAATATGTTATCACCAAATAATGATCAATCAAATGGAGTAAACATAAAGGGAAGTAAAAatttagaaatatatatgtataagttatatatagggaaaatgaaaaattataaaaaatatataaaacttcAAACTAAACagattatatttattattataaaaatcgtATTTAAGAACTATATGGAATATGTTAggaatatacatataaatgaatatatatataaaaatttaaagattgattttgtattttatttttattttttaaaacattatatttctaaagatgatgaaaatttattatttgtcaTTCTCAATGATGTTTTAATTAGTGTtgttgaaaaaatgaacaaacaAATCATTAGCTCTAATCATACAACTGTTTATCCGACTTATTTATTAGacacattttattatgacatagataaaaatatagatttaatacaaaataaaattataataaaatag